The DNA region GGGTGACCGGTCCCGCCCGCGGGACCGGTCACCCCAGTGCGTAGACGGTGGTGGCGCGGGCGGCGGGCTCCTCGGCGTCCTCGGCGGTGAGGGTGATGTCGAGGAAGGCGATCCGCCGCCCGAGCTTGGTGACCACGGCGTGGACCAGGACGTCCCGGCCGCTGACCGCGCGCTGGAAGCTGGTGGACTGCTGGACGGTGGTCATCGGCGCGAAGCCCCCGCGGGCCGCCGAGAGGGCGACCACGCAGGCGGTGTCGGCGGCGGCCATCAGCGCCTGGCCGGACAACCCGCCGCCCTCGCGGGCGAGTTGCTCGGACCAGGGCAGCCGCAGTACGGCGTGCCGCGCGCCGGTCTCCACGGTGGACAGGCCGAGTGCCTGTACCCAGGGAGCGAAGTCGTCGGCCAGGATCTTGTCCGCCTCGGCGGGGGTGAGGGTCATCCGGCCATTGTGCCAAGCGCGTTGGTGCGGTGTCAGGAAGTGGTCAGGGTGTCCAGGTGGCGGCGGAGCACCGCGCGCAGCTCGTCCGGGCCGACCAGGTCGGGGTGCTGGACGCCCTGCAGGGTGAGGCCGTCCAGCAGGGCGGAGAGGCGGCGGGTCTCGAGGTCGAGGTCGAGGCCGGGGAGCAGGGCGCCGGAACGCTCCATCTCGACCAGGACGCGCCGGACCAGCGCGTCCAGGCCGGCCTGCAGCTCGCCGGCGCGGGGCAGCAGTTCGGGCCGGGTGCGGGCGGCGGTGACGAAGGAGAGCCAGAGCGCGGACTCCTCCCGGCGCTCGGCGTCCAGCGGGAGGGTCTCGGCGAGCAGCCCGACGGTCTGTTCGCGCCGGTCGGTGCCGGGGCCGGGGTCCGGGTCGAGCAGGACGCGGGCGTGGGTGCGGATGCGGGCGTCGATCCGGCGGGCCAGCTCCTGCATCGCGAAGATCATCAGCTCGGAGCTGCCGGCGAAGTAGTGCCGTACCGAGCCGATGGCGAGTCCGGCCTCCTCGGCGACGTTGCGCAGCGAGGCGCGCTCCAGGCCCTCCCTGGCCGCGACGCGCAGGACGGCGTCCGCGACGGCCTGGCGGCGTTCCACGGGGTCGACGATCTTCGGCATGTTGCCGTTATAGCACGGACGAGCTAAATTCTGATTTAGCACGGTCGAGCTATAAAAATCCGGGGAGCAGGGATGAACAACTGGGTGCACGTGGCGCTGATCGCCGCCGTGGTGGTCGTGGTGGTGGTCCGGCGGCTGCGCGGCGAACCGCTGAACCCACGGGACCTGCTCGTGCCGCCGGTGGTGCTCACCGGCCTGGGCCTGTGGGCGCTCTCGCAGCACCGCGGCCTCGGCGCGGGCGACTACGTCTGGATCGGGGCGGGAGCCGTGCTCGGCACCGCGTTCGGGGTGGCCCGCGGCGCCACCATCCGGGTCTACGAGCGCGAGGGGGTGCTGTGGCAGCGCTACACCGGCTGGACGTTCCTGGCGGCGGCGATCTCGCTGGCCCTGATGGCGGGTTTCGCGATGCTCGCCGAGCACCATGGCCTGGCGTCGGACGCCCGCCCGGTCCAGCTGTCGATCGGCGTCGGCTTCCTGGGGGAGGCCCTGGTGGTGGGCTACCGCGCGCTCACCTCCGGGACTCCCTTCGCGCCCGAGAGCCGGGACTCGAACTCACCCTTCGGGGGGCGGGACCTGGGCTCCCTGTTCCGTGGGCTGGGTCGCGGCTCGGACCGGGGCTCGGAGCGGGACTCGGACCGATTCGACCGCCGGTAACAATGGTTGTCGAAGTCCGAGTTGGTAACTGCAGTTGTCGCCATGACGACCGTGGAGATCACCGATGAGGAGCACAGGGAGCTGGCCAAGGCCCTCCTCGAAGCGCTCAACCCCCTCGCCGCCGCCGTGCGCTCCCGCGCGACCGGGCTGCCCGAGGAACGGATGTGGGACGCGGAGCCGGTCGAGGTCGCCCTCTCCGTGCTGTCCGCCTGGAAGCTGGTGGACGCCGAGGTCAAGCGGCTCACCGCGACCGCGGCCGCCACCGCCGGCTCCTACGGCGCCAGCTACGAACAACTGGGCGCGGCCTGGGGGATCACCCGACAGGGCGCCCGGAAGAAGTGGCCGGAGGCCGTCAGCCGCCCGGCGGCCCGGCCGGACTCGCTCGAACTGTTCGGTGGAACCGCCGAGTTGGTCCGGGACGAGGACTCGGGCGGCTGGCTCTGGACGGCCACGGGTGCCGACGGGGAGAGCGGCCGGGCGGTGGTCGGGCACCTGAGCCGGGAGGAGGCCGCGGCGCACGCCGGGGCGTTCCTCGCCGGGCACGGGTAGTCAGTCGGTCGGCCGGGCGGCGGTCCGCAGCTCACGGGCGATCAGTTCTGCCAGGTGCAGCGCCCTTCGGCCGTCCGCGAGTTGGGCGATCTGGGTGCGGCAGCTGAAGCCGTCCGCCAGCAGCACGGTGTCGGGCCCGGCCGCCCGGACCTCGGGCAGCAGGATCCGCTCGGCGATCGCCTCGGACACCTCGAAGTGGCCCCGCTCGAAGCCGAAGTTGCCCGCCAACCCGCAGCAGCCGGAGTCCAACACCCGGTTCTGCAGGCCAAGTCGGGCCTCGACCCGGCGGTCGGCCGCGCTGCCGAGCACCGAGTGCTGGTGGCAGTGGGTCTGGGTGACGGCCTCCCGCCGGATCCGGGGGAGCGGGGCGTCCGGGGCGAGCTCGTCGATGAACTCGGCGAAGGTGCGGGTCCGTTCGGAGAGCGGGCGGCCGTCGGCGCCGAGCAGTCGGGGCAGGTCCTCGCGCAGGGTGGCGGTGCAGCTGGGGTCCAGGCCGATCACGGGGGTGTCGGCCGGGAGCCCGGCGGCCGCCAGCGTGCCCAGGCTGCGCCGCAACACCCGGCGGGCGGTGCCGAGTTGGCCGGTGGAGTACCAGGTGAGGCCGCAGCACACCGGCCCGTCGGGCAGCCGAGGGTCAAAGCCCAGGTGCTCGAGCACCTCGACGGCCGAGCGCAGCACGTCCGGCTGGAGGTGGTTGGAGAAGGTGTCCGGCCAGAGCAGCACCGGGCGCGCGTCCACCGGGGCGGGGTGGGCTGCGCGGTGCCGCCGGTACCAGCGGGTGAAGGTCTCGGGTGGGAAGACCGGCAGCACCCGGCGCCGGTCGATCCCGCCGAGCCGCTTGAGCAGGGCGCCGGCCGGGGAGCGGACCAGCGTGTTGGCCGCCCCCGGCGCGAGCGCGACCGCCCGCAGCCAGAGCGGCAGCCAGCCCATCGAGTAGTGGGCGAGCGGGCGCGGCCGGTGCCGGTAGTGCTGGTACAGGAACTCGGTCTTGTAGGTCGCCATGTCGACGTGCACCGGGCAGTCGCTCGCGCAGCCCTTGCAGCTCAGGCAGAGGTCCAGCGCCTCCCGCACCTCCGCCGAGCGCCAGCCGTCCGGGATCGCCTCCCCGGTCCGGCGGCCGGAATCCGCCGTCAGCCCGCGCAGCATCTCGGCGAGCAGCCGGGCCCGGCCTCGGGTGGAGTGCCGCTCCTCGCTGGTGGCCATGTAGCTCGGGCACATCACCCCGGTGGTCGGGTCCACGCACTTGGCGACGCCCACGCAGCGGTGCACCGCCTTGACCAGGCTCCCGCCGTCCCGCTCGTACGGCAGGGCCAGCGGCAGCGGTCGGCGCGGGGCGGTGACGAAGCGCAGGTCGGCGTCGAGCGGGCGCGGGTCCACCAGGGCGCCCGGGTTGAGCAGGTTCTCCGGGTCCCAGATCCGCTTGAACTCGCCGAACAGGCCGATGACTTCGGTCGGGTACATGCGCGGCAGCAGTTCGGCCCGGGCCTGCCCGTCACCGTGCTCGCCGGAGAGCGAACCGCCGTAGGAGACCGCCAGATCGGCGGCCTGCTCGAGGAACTCCCGGAAGACCAGCACCCCGTGGGGCTCGTCCAGCGGGAAGTCGATCCGCAGGTGCACGCAGCCGTCGCCGAAGTGCCCGTACGGGACGCCGCGCAGGCCGTGCCGGCGCAGCAGGGCGCGCAGGTCCCGCAGGTAGTCGCCGAGCCGCTCGGGCGGGACGGCGGAGTCCTCCCAGCCGGGCCAGGCCTCGCCGCCGCCGGGCAGCCGGGTGACGATCCCGGCGCCGGCCTCCCGGACGGCCCACAGCTGGCGCTGCTCGACCGGGTCGGTGACCAGGGCGACGGTGGCCGAGCGCTCCCGGCGCACCGCGTCGGCCAGTCGGCGGGCGGCCTGGTAGGCCTCCAGCGCCGTGGTGCCGCCGGCCTCCAGGAACAGCCAGCACTCGCCCGCGGGCAGCCGGTCCAGCGCGGGCGGGCGCGGGCCGGCCGCCAGCAGTGCGGCGATCAGGTCGGCCGCCATGCCCTCCGCGGTCAGCGGACCGTACGGCAGCAGCGCCGGGACGGCGTCCGCGGCGGCGCCCTCGTCGGGGTAACCGGCCACCACCAGGGCGCGCACCGGCGGATCCTCGACCAGCCGGACGGTGGCGCCCAGCAGCAGCGCGCAGGTGCCCTCGGTGCCGGTGAGCGCCCGGGCCAGGTGGTGGCCGTGCTCGGGCAGCAGCGCGTCCAGCGGGTAGCCGGAGGTGCGGCGCGGCAACCGGGGCATGCCCTGCCGGATGACGGCGAGGTTGCGGTCGGTGAACTCCTGGAGCCGGGTGTGGAGTTGGCCGAGCGGGCCGGGCAGCTCGCGCAGCGCCGCGCGCTCGGCGGCGGTCAGCCGCCCGCCCACGGTCAGCTCGGTGCCGTCCGCGAGCAGCAGCTCCAGCCGTTCCACGTTGTCGGCGGTGCGCCCCCAGGCGAGCGAGTGGGAGCCGCAGGAGTCGTTGCCGATCATGCCGCCGATCGTGCAGCGGCTGTGGGTGGACGGGTCCGGGCCGAAGCGCAGCCCGTACGGCTTGGCGGCGCGCTGGAGGTCGTCCAGCACGGTGCCGGGCTGGACGCGCGCGGTGCGGGCCTGCGGATCGATCTCCAGCACCGAGCCGAGGTGGCGGCGGAAGTCCAGCACCACCGCGCCCGGGCCGATCGCCTGCCCGCCGATGCTCGTCCCGGCCCCGCGCGCCACCACCGGCACCCGGTACCGGCGGCACAGCGCCAGCGCGGTGCGCACGTCGTCCAGGTCGGCGGGCTTGACCACACCGAGCGGCAAGTGCCGGTAGTTGGAGGCGTCGTGGCCGTAGACGGTGCGCTCGGCGGCGCCGAAGCGGACCTCCCCGCGCAGCACGGCGGCCAGCTCACGGGCCAGCTCGGCCCCGGGGTCGGCGGACGGACGGCTCACCAGGGACCTCCCGGGCGGGTGCGGCAGCGGCTCCGCCGATGATCGCAGCCGGGGCGCCGCATGGGTACCGGGCACGACGGGGCTTCCGCCGACGGGGTGTCCTGTGACACCCTCGGCACTCATGATCAACGATCCCGCGGACCCGGCCGGCCCCGACGCCTACCTCGCCCGGCTGCCGATCGGCGAGCCGCTGCCCGTCCCGGCGGACGGCGCGCCGTCCTGGGAGATCTTCCCGTACGAGGGCGAGCTGACCGTCCGGCGGCTGCGCGAGCCGGAACTGCCCGAGCCGCCCCGCCAGGGCGAGGACGGTCCGGAGAGCTGCCAGCAGTGCGCCCGCCCGGACTCCGACTTCCTGTGGACCGACGAGCACTGGCGCCTGAGCGGCACCGACCAGCCGACCGGCCTGCCCGCCGCCCTGCTGCTCCAGCCGCGCGCCCACCACGACCTGCTGGACCTGCCGATCGAGCTGTCCGCACAGCTCGGCCCGATGCTCCAGCGGGTCGAGCGGACCGTGCTGTCGCTGGGCGGTATCGGCCGGGTCCACGTGAACCGCTGGGGCGACGGCGCCGCTCACCTGCACCTGTGGCTGATCGCCCGGCCCGAGGGCCTGACGCAGCTGCGCGGCTCCACCCTGCCGCTGTGGATGGACGTGCTGCCGCCGCTGCCCGCCGAGGTGTGGGCCGAGCGTGCCCGGCGGATCGCCGCCGCGATGGCCGCGGACGGCGGCACCGCGCACGCCTGAGAAGCGGCTACTTGCGCCCGGTGAGGGTGCCGCGGGCGATGTGGGAGAGCTTGGCGACCTCGAAGGCCGGGTAGGCGCCGCCGGCCAGCAGGGAGAACTTGATCCCCTCGCGGCCGCCCGGCCTGCGGTGGCCGGGCGGCATGAAGCGGCGGTGGTGCTCGGCGGCCCGGTGGAAGAACTGCGGCCGCTCGGCCCGGGAGACGCAGCCGGCGAGGTCGAAGACGAACAGGTAGTGCCGGATCATCCGGACGAACAGGGCGTCGCGCACCGCGTAGAGGTGGGGCTGGTCCTCCAGCAGGGCGAAGCTGCGCTCGTACTGCTCGAACAGGTCGAAGACGCTGCTGCCCGGGCCGCCGGCCGGGTGGACGGTCTCCCGGCGGCGCAGCTGGACGCACTCGCGCGCCAGCACGGCGGCCTTCCGGGCGCCCAGCAGTGCGGCGTGCACGACCGGGATCTCCTCGTACCGGCCGACGGGGAAGGCGAGCTCGAGCTCCTCCCAGTGGCCGCGGCGGATGAGCCGGTCCCAGACCAGCGGCGGGGCGCCGAACAGCTCCGGGTGGTCGAAGGGGGCGAACGCCTCCGGGCCGACCTCGGCGAGCAGCGCCTCGGCGCCGCCCGGCCAGTCCCGGTCGTTGTGGTGGCGGGAGTGGCCGAACAGCAGGACGTCCACCGGGCCGGTCTGCTCGAGCCGGTCGGCGAGCGCCTGGAGGGCGTCCCGGGGCAGCAGGTGGTCGGCGTCGAGGAACAGCAGGTAGTCGCCGGAGGCCCGCGCCGCACCCGCGTTCCGGCTCACCCCGACCCCGACCGCCGCGTTCAGGTGCAGCACCGACACCTGCGGGTGCCGGGCCGCGAACGCGTCGGCGAGCCCGCCCGCGGTCTCGGGGGAGCGGTCGGCGACCACGATCACCTCGACGTTCGCCAGGGACTGGGCGAGCAGCGAGTCCAGGCAGTCGGCGAGTTGTCCGTGCTGGTCGTAGGCGGGGAGCACGACGCTGATCAGGGGTGAGGGCATGACGCCGGAGCGTAAGAGGGCGCGCGAACCGTGGCAAAGTGCTGACGGCGTGTAACTCAGGGCAAGGGCGGCAAATCGTACGAGCGTGCGCCATATCTTCACGTCACCTGCTGGGCGTGCACACGTCGACCGAAAACGCCGCGAGGCCCGCGACGCGGAGTGCGTCGCGGGCCTGGGGCGTGTACGGAGTGAAGGCCGGGCCGGCTTAGTACCAGTGGTGGGCCTGCCAGAACGACCAGGCGTCGCAGGGGCTGCCGTAGCGGCTGTTCATGTAGTTCAGGCCCCACTTGATCTGGGTGGCCGGGTTGGTGCGCCAGTCGGCGCCGGCCGAGGCCATCTTGGTGCCGGGCAGGGCCTGGACCAGGCCGTAGGCGCCGGAGGAGGCGTTCACGGCCAGCGGGTTCCAGCTGCTCTCGCGGTACACGATGTTGCTGAAGCACTGCAGCTGGCCGGCCGGCACGATCTGCGCGGCGATCTGCTGCGGGGTGCCGGAGTAGCTGTTGAGGTCCTGGCGCTGCTGGGAGCGGGAGGCGGCGGCGTCGGCCTGGGCCTTGGCGTCCGCCTGGGCCTTCGCCTCGGCCTCGGCCTGCGCCTGGGCGGCGGCCTGGGCCTGCGCCTGGGCGGCGGCGTCCGCCTGGGCCTTCGCCTGGGCGTCGGCGTCCGCCTGGGCCTTCGCCTGGGCGTCCTGCGCGGCCTTGGCGTCCTGGGCGGCCTTCTCGGCAGCGGCAGCGGTGCCGGCCTGGCCCTGGTCGCCGACCGGCTTGCCGTCCACCGAGACGGCGGCCGCCGGGGCGGCGGCCTCGGTGGTGCCCCCGACCTGCGGGATGGCGAGCGCGGCGGTGGCGGCACCGGAGACCACGAGGGTGGCGATGCCGGTGATCAGGGAGTTGCGGCGGGCATGGCTGAGCTGCATGGAGCGGGCGATCCTTTTCCGTCGGGGCCGTGCCGGGGGCACTGGGCGGGCATCGCGTGGGCTCCGGGTGAGCGGGGCCCGCGCGGCCGTCCGGGACGGCCGTGGCGCCCCGGCGGCGAGGCGGGGCGGGCGGGCTGCACACGGCGGACGGGGCCGGCCGGTGCTGCCTGGCGACGGGCCATTCTTGGCAGGACCGAGGACGGGTGGCAAAGGCCTTCGCTACTACGCCAGGTAGTGGCTGCGGGGAGGGCGCGGCCGGGCGCGGAGGGTGGTTTGGGTGATTTGCCCGAATTGTCCATCCGGGGGTCGCGGGCGGGCGACGACGACGGAACCTGAGGGCGTGAGGGCGGGTGGCCTGGGTTCTTCAGGCCGGGCGCGGCGACGGCGGGCGCGGTCCGGATGCGGCCGGGGCGGTGGGAAGGGTGCCCGGCGCAGGCAACCCACTATCCGGGGTCGTAGCTGTGAAACCCCTTGTGGGCGGGCTCACACGTTTGCGGGGCCGTGTTCGGCGCAGCGTGACTGATCCAGCACGCCCGGGGCCCGGGCAAGGAGTGGCCGATCGGCGCACTCCATGTGGCGCGAAAATCGCTGCCGGGATTCGCTGATACCGCACCGCCTGGACACTGCACGTGGCAGAAGGTCACCCGATTGTGACGAGAGGCGGGAGCGATCGAGCGCAAGGACGGCGCCGACGGCATCGGGTCCGTCCCGTCCTCCGCCCCGAGTCACCAGCTAGGAGATCCTCAATGAAAGCCACCCTGCGCCTGGGCAGCCTCGCCGGCTCCCTCGCTCTGGGCCTGGGCCTCGCCCTGGTCCCCGTCGTCCAGGCCAACGCGGCCTCGACCTTTGTCGCCTGCGGGGACATCGCGGGTCTGCGGCACGCGATCAACGTTCAACGCCGCCGGTAGCGGTGACATCGCGCTGCAGTCGGGCTGCACCTACACGGTGGTCAACACGGACAACGCCGACAATGCGATGCCCGTGATCACCGGCAACATCCGGATCGGCTCGTTCAGTGCCACGATCGCGCGCTCCACCGCTGTCGGGACGCCGTTGTTCCGGCTGTTCTCCGTGGCGACGGGCGGCAGCCTCACCCTGGACCAGGTGAACCTGACCGGCGGAAACCTCGACAACGGTGATGTCGGCGGCGCCGTCGACAACAACGGCTCGCTCACCGTTGCCCAGGCGACCCTCTCCGGGAACGCGGCGAAGTTCGGTGGGGCCATCGCCAACGAGCCCGGTGCCACGACCAACCTGGACGTCGTCACTGTTACCGGCAACACCGCCACCGTCAGCGGCGGTGCCCTCGTCAACGTCGGGACGCTGAACGTCAGCTCCTCGACCGTGCAGGGCAACGCGGCCGCCCAGGACGGTGGCGGTGTTCTGAATGTGAACGGCCAGACGAACCTCGTCAGCAGCCGGGTCACCGGCAACTCCGCGGGGACCTCGGGCGGTGGTGTCTTCGTCAGTGGCGGCCACGTGTCCGACATCGGCAGCACCGTCACCGGCAACACCCCGAACAACTGCGCCCCCGCCGGCTCCGTGCCCGGCTGCACCGGCTGAGCGGCCCAGGAGCGTCCCCGAACGGCAAACCGGGCCCGGGAACCTCCGCAACGGTTCCCGGGCCCGGCGTTCAAGCGCGGCGCGGACGGATCAGGACTCCGTCGCCGCTGCCGCCACCGCCGCCCGCCGCCGTCGGCTCACCACGGCCGAGGCGCCGAGCACGATCGCCGCGGCGACCAGCGACAGGTACATCTGCTTGCGTCCGTCGGCGTCGGTGAACATGTACGCCACGACGAAGCCGATCATGCCGATGGCGACCCACGTCAGGTAGGGGTACAGCCACATCCGGACGGTGTGCCGCTCCGGCATCTCGCGCTCGATGATCTTGCGCATCCGCAGCTGGGTGATGCAGATCACCAGCCAGACGAACAGCGCGACGGCCCCGGAGGAGTTCAGCAGGAAGGCGAACACGGTCTTCGGCGAGGTGTAGTTGAAGAAGACGGCGACGAAGCCGAACACCACCGAGGAGAGGATGGCCACCAGCGGCACGCCACGCGAGGTCACGGTCGCGAAGGCCTTCGGGGCGTCGCCGCGCTGGCCGAGCGAGAAGGCCATCCGGGAGGCGGTGTACATCCCGGAGTTGAGGCAGGAGAGCACGGCCGTCAGCACGATCACGTCCATCACCTGGCCGGCGTGCGGGATGTTCAGCTGGTCCAGCACCGCCACGTACGGGCTGTCCTTGACCGCGGCGGAGTCCCAGGGCAGGAGGGTCACCACGAGCAGGATCGAGCCCAGGTAGAAGATCCCGATCCGCCAGATCACGCTGTTGGTGGCCTTGCTGACCGCCTTCTCCGGGTCCTCCGACTCGCCGGCCGCGAGGGTGACGATCTCGCTGCCCATGAAGGCGAAGACGACCGTGAGCATGCCCGTGAACACCGCGCCCACGCCGTGCGGCAGGAAGCCGCCGTGGCCGGTCAGGTTGGTGAGGCCGACGGCGTGGGTGTTCGGCAGGACGCCGAAGACCGCGAGCGCGCCGATCACCAGGAACCCGGCGATCGCGACCACCTTGATGCCGGCGAACCAGAACTCGAACTCGCCGTAGGAGGCGACCGAGAACAGGTTGGTGGCGGTCAGCACGGCCATGACTATCAGTGCCCAGCCCCACTGCGGCACGCCCGGGACCCAGCTGTTGAGGATCTTGGCGCCGGCCGTGGCCTCGACCGCCAGCACCACGACCCAGAAGAACCAGTACAGCCAGCCGATGGTGAAGCCGGCCCAGCGGCCCAGCGCGCGGTCCGCGTAGGCCGAGAAGGAGCCGCTCTGCGGGTCGGCCGCGGCCATCTCGCCGAGCATCCGCATCACCAGCACCACCAGCGCGCCGGCCAGGGTGTAGGAGAGCAGGATGCCGGGGCCGGTGGACGCGATGCCCGCGCCGGAGCCGACGAACAGGCCGGCGCCGATCACGCCGCCGATGGCGATCATCGACAGGTGGCGGTTCTTGAGCCCGGCCTTCAGGTGGCCGTCGCCACCGTGTCCGACCGGGCCGAGCTGGTCGGGGACCTGGGTGGTGTCCGCCGCCTGCTTGGTGGTGTCCGCACTCATGGAGTGTGTCCTCATGCCTTTCCAGCGCGGCATGACCCTCGGCTCGTCGCGCCGCAGGGTGGGGGACAGATCCGCGCATTGCGGTGCAACCTAACTTCTACGCACGAGTATCGGAACAATCCTTTGATAACTGTTCGCTTACCGAACGCAAAAGGCCAGGTCAGGGCAGGTATGGGGGTGGCATGGAAAGCTCAAATCTGATGCATCGTCAGAGGTTCGGCGGCGAGTCGGGCACCCCTCTCCGGCCCGTGGGCGGCGCGGTGTGGCCGATCGCGGCGAACCCGGGCACAGTGGGAGTCTCGGGGCACTTCCGACGTTCTCGGAGCCACTCCATGCAGACGACCTGGAAGGGGACGATCAGCTTCGGCCTGGTCAGCATCCCCGTCCACCTCTACTCCGCGACCCAGGAGCACGACGTCCCGCTGCACCAGGTGCATGCCAAGGACGGCGGGCGGGTGCGGATGAAGCGGTACTGCGAACGGGAGGAGAAGGAGGTCCCGTACGCCGAGATCGCCAAGGGCTAC from Kitasatospora cathayae includes:
- a CDS encoding PaaI family thioesterase, yielding MTLTPAEADKILADDFAPWVQALGLSTVETGARHAVLRLPWSEQLAREGGGLSGQALMAAADTACVVALSAARGGFAPMTTVQQSTSFQRAVSGRDVLVHAVVTKLGRRIAFLDITLTAEDAEEPAARATTVYALG
- a CDS encoding TetR/AcrR family transcriptional regulator produces the protein MPKIVDPVERRQAVADAVLRVAAREGLERASLRNVAEEAGLAIGSVRHYFAGSSELMIFAMQELARRIDARIRTHARVLLDPDPGPGTDRREQTVGLLAETLPLDAERREESALWLSFVTAARTRPELLPRAGELQAGLDALVRRVLVEMERSGALLPGLDLDLETRRLSALLDGLTLQGVQHPDLVGPDELRAVLRRHLDTLTTS
- a CDS encoding DUF1453 domain-containing protein produces the protein MNNWVHVALIAAVVVVVVVRRLRGEPLNPRDLLVPPVVLTGLGLWALSQHRGLGAGDYVWIGAGAVLGTAFGVARGATIRVYEREGVLWQRYTGWTFLAAAISLALMAGFAMLAEHHGLASDARPVQLSIGVGFLGEALVVGYRALTSGTPFAPESRDSNSPFGGRDLGSLFRGLGRGSDRGSERDSDRFDRR
- a CDS encoding FAD-binding and (Fe-S)-binding domain-containing protein; the protein is MSRPSADPGAELARELAAVLRGEVRFGAAERTVYGHDASNYRHLPLGVVKPADLDDVRTALALCRRYRVPVVARGAGTSIGGQAIGPGAVVLDFRRHLGSVLEIDPQARTARVQPGTVLDDLQRAAKPYGLRFGPDPSTHSRCTIGGMIGNDSCGSHSLAWGRTADNVERLELLLADGTELTVGGRLTAAERAALRELPGPLGQLHTRLQEFTDRNLAVIRQGMPRLPRRTSGYPLDALLPEHGHHLARALTGTEGTCALLLGATVRLVEDPPVRALVVAGYPDEGAAADAVPALLPYGPLTAEGMAADLIAALLAAGPRPPALDRLPAGECWLFLEAGGTTALEAYQAARRLADAVRRERSATVALVTDPVEQRQLWAVREAGAGIVTRLPGGGEAWPGWEDSAVPPERLGDYLRDLRALLRRHGLRGVPYGHFGDGCVHLRIDFPLDEPHGVLVFREFLEQAADLAVSYGGSLSGEHGDGQARAELLPRMYPTEVIGLFGEFKRIWDPENLLNPGALVDPRPLDADLRFVTAPRRPLPLALPYERDGGSLVKAVHRCVGVAKCVDPTTGVMCPSYMATSEERHSTRGRARLLAEMLRGLTADSGRRTGEAIPDGWRSAEVREALDLCLSCKGCASDCPVHVDMATYKTEFLYQHYRHRPRPLAHYSMGWLPLWLRAVALAPGAANTLVRSPAGALLKRLGGIDRRRVLPVFPPETFTRWYRRHRAAHPAPVDARPVLLWPDTFSNHLQPDVLRSAVEVLEHLGFDPRLPDGPVCCGLTWYSTGQLGTARRVLRRSLGTLAAAGLPADTPVIGLDPSCTATLREDLPRLLGADGRPLSERTRTFAEFIDELAPDAPLPRIRREAVTQTHCHQHSVLGSAADRRVEARLGLQNRVLDSGCCGLAGNFGFERGHFEVSEAIAERILLPEVRAAGPDTVLLADGFSCRTQIAQLADGRRALHLAELIARELRTAARPTD
- a CDS encoding glycosyltransferase family 2 protein, whose protein sequence is MPSPLISVVLPAYDQHGQLADCLDSLLAQSLANVEVIVVADRSPETAGGLADAFAARHPQVSVLHLNAAVGVGVSRNAGAARASGDYLLFLDADHLLPRDALQALADRLEQTGPVDVLLFGHSRHHNDRDWPGGAEALLAEVGPEAFAPFDHPELFGAPPLVWDRLIRRGHWEELELAFPVGRYEEIPVVHAALLGARKAAVLARECVQLRRRETVHPAGGPGSSVFDLFEQYERSFALLEDQPHLYAVRDALFVRMIRHYLFVFDLAGCVSRAERPQFFHRAAEHHRRFMPPGHRRPGGREGIKFSLLAGGAYPAFEVAKLSHIARGTLTGRK
- a CDS encoding aggregation-promoting factor C-terminal-like domain-containing protein, translating into MQLSHARRNSLITGIATLVVSGAATAALAIPQVGGTTEAAAPAAAVSVDGKPVGDQGQAGTAAAAEKAAQDAKAAQDAQAKAQADADAQAKAQADAAAQAQAQAAAQAQAEAEAKAQADAKAQADAAASRSQQRQDLNSYSGTPQQIAAQIVPAGQLQCFSNIVYRESSWNPLAVNASSGAYGLVQALPGTKMASAGADWRTNPATQIKWGLNYMNSRYGSPCDAWSFWQAHHWY
- a CDS encoding amino acid permease, with translation MSADTTKQAADTTQVPDQLGPVGHGGDGHLKAGLKNRHLSMIAIGGVIGAGLFVGSGAGIASTGPGILLSYTLAGALVVLVMRMLGEMAAADPQSGSFSAYADRALGRWAGFTIGWLYWFFWVVVLAVEATAGAKILNSWVPGVPQWGWALIVMAVLTATNLFSVASYGEFEFWFAGIKVVAIAGFLVIGALAVFGVLPNTHAVGLTNLTGHGGFLPHGVGAVFTGMLTVVFAFMGSEIVTLAAGESEDPEKAVSKATNSVIWRIGIFYLGSILLVVTLLPWDSAAVKDSPYVAVLDQLNIPHAGQVMDVIVLTAVLSCLNSGMYTASRMAFSLGQRGDAPKAFATVTSRGVPLVAILSSVVFGFVAVFFNYTSPKTVFAFLLNSSGAVALFVWLVICITQLRMRKIIEREMPERHTVRMWLYPYLTWVAIGMIGFVVAYMFTDADGRKQMYLSLVAAAIVLGASAVVSRRRRAAVAAAATES